One genomic window of Spirochaetota bacterium includes the following:
- a CDS encoding glycosyltransferase, with protein sequence MSAMYRIIDANVNRLREALRVIEDIIRYQRDDASVFAVLKRLRHVIESITRGIDDELLRARKSDADVGKRTLTDGEKERRDSTHILRANFIRAEESARVLEETLKTIDADKSETAKEIRFTLYTLEKRILAGTMGKKKIGINAAFFDAPYTGFGRYTRTLVSALLALDTKNDYVLFAPNGISLPRSLHRRNVRVVPLGKQLCEQGHRHWDLHFTDEADFINEHVDVLFVPYNTPPQPQAKGYKLVITVHDVIPLLGLDPYAVIRHPSLLAGLSLSTYSLFSKDMRYVRTHADRIITISSHSRSDIARVLRVPEKNIDIVANAVDFHADPARGAKRKGYILYVGGIGKRKNLMGVLRAYRMLSPEMRAQNSLVVVAPTAGTRYQRFIDTNGLAASITVHDRVDEKKLAELYRNAALFVFPSLYEGFGLPPAEAMACGIPVVTSESTSLPEVTGGFAHYCDPYRPKSIHDAVVRALNESELLRKKRIADGQEYIRSHFNAKALAQKLRDVLVSV encoded by the coding sequence ATGAGCGCCATGTACCGCATCATCGATGCGAACGTCAATCGCCTCCGCGAGGCTCTTCGCGTCATCGAGGACATCATACGCTATCAGCGCGACGATGCATCGGTATTCGCCGTCTTGAAGCGCCTCAGGCACGTCATCGAATCGATAACGAGGGGCATCGACGATGAACTTCTCCGCGCGCGGAAAAGTGATGCGGATGTCGGAAAGCGGACGCTTACCGACGGCGAGAAGGAACGCCGCGACAGCACGCATATACTCCGTGCGAATTTCATCCGTGCGGAAGAAAGTGCGCGTGTGCTCGAGGAAACGCTTAAGACCATCGATGCGGACAAAAGCGAGACGGCAAAAGAGATACGATTCACGTTATATACTCTTGAAAAAAGGATACTGGCGGGCACTATGGGCAAAAAAAAGATCGGCATCAATGCGGCATTCTTCGACGCACCGTATACCGGCTTCGGTCGCTACACGCGGACGCTCGTGAGCGCGCTTCTTGCGCTCGACACGAAGAACGATTATGTGCTCTTCGCGCCGAACGGAATTTCGCTCCCGCGGAGCCTGCACCGCCGCAACGTACGCGTCGTGCCGCTCGGGAAGCAGCTCTGCGAACAGGGACATCGCCATTGGGACCTCCACTTCACCGACGAAGCGGATTTCATCAACGAGCATGTCGATGTGCTCTTCGTACCGTACAATACGCCGCCGCAGCCGCAGGCCAAGGGATACAAACTCGTCATAACGGTGCACGATGTCATTCCCCTGCTCGGGCTCGATCCCTACGCGGTCATCCGTCATCCCTCGCTCCTTGCCGGGCTCTCGCTCTCGACCTACTCGCTCTTCTCAAAGGATATGCGCTATGTCCGCACGCATGCCGACAGGATAATCACTATCAGTTCACACTCGCGCTCGGATATAGCGCGCGTTCTCCGCGTGCCGGAAAAGAACATCGATATCGTCGCGAACGCCGTTGACTTCCATGCAGATCCCGCCCGCGGTGCAAAGCGGAAGGGATACATCCTCTACGTCGGCGGCATCGGCAAGCGCAAGAACCTCATGGGCGTGCTCCGTGCCTACCGCATGCTCTCGCCCGAGATGCGCGCACAGAACAGTCTCGTCGTCGTCGCCCCGACGGCGGGAACGAGGTATCAGCGCTTCATCGATACGAACGGACTTGCCGCATCGATAACCGTTCACGATCGCGTCGATGAGAAAAAACTCGCCGAGCTCTACCGCAACGCAGCGCTTTTCGTCTTCCCGTCACTCTATGAAGGTTTCGGTCTTCCGCCGGCCGAGGCTATGGCATGCGGCATACCGGTGGTAACAAGCGAGAGTACATCGCTCCCGGAAGTGACCGGCGGCTTCGCGCATTACTGCGACCCCTATCGCCCGAAAAGCATACACGATGCCGTTGTGCGGGCCTTGAACGAATCGGAGTTGTTACGAAAAAAAAGGATAGCCGACGGGCAGGAATATATCCGCTCGCATTTCAATGCGAAAGCGCTCGCTCAAAAATTGCGTGATGTTCTTGTCTCAGTTTAA